Part of the Vigna angularis cultivar LongXiaoDou No.4 chromosome 1, ASM1680809v1, whole genome shotgun sequence genome, tcccCAAACATTATAGTTATAAGATAGAGTAGCTAATCACGTTATTACAATTAAAAGTCAAGAAagtttatttaaagaatatttgtGTATATAGGTTGAATAATCTGAATCCCTCGCCCTTGGGGGTAAAAGGGTATTTGAATGTCTAGAATGGCCAATCGTAGTTTAGATGCATCGCTTAAATAACTGAGTGGGATAAGAAGAACTTAAAAACATAAGTTGGTGCATGCGAATCTTTTTGATGTCCAGAGGTGCACGGGGTTTGGTATGAAATCataaattcaattattgaaATCGTTTTCGTGCCAAAGAATCCCCTTTGAAACCAAGAGCTTCAACGTAACAACTAAACTACTTCGTCATAGTTAAATGAATTGGAAATCCTCATTTCTTCTTTCAGTTTTTTATAACTTTACATAATAAATTActtcattataattaatatttatttttttaaatcttaatgGTGAATATTGAATATTTGCCTCTTtcaaataatacaatataaaaagattaactatttttttatttttaatctttatttatttttaaatgattactattttattttgtgtgccaacttttgggtatttttctCTGTCTGTATtcctattttatttatgaaaatcatATAAGATAATTAGAACAAAAACTTAGATGTGTGGCTCTTCTTCTATTTAATGTGAATGTATATTTCTCCTGCTCAACTACTTCTATACCCTCTTTATTTCAATCCCATGTATGCAACAACCATGTCTATTTTACGTGATGAAAGCACTCTGGAAGTTAAAAAATAGAGTATAACCCAATAAATCTCACTAACGTTGGTAATTTAAGAGGGTCAATCATATCATTTAATAAGTATTATTTCTAACATCAAcgtatgatttttattttatataaaaatacgaaataataaacatttaaaactcAACTACAAAAtctatttctatttattaatgatatttaatcctaaattgtaaattttaatcctctaatttttaagaatatattaaattttaatacttttagtCCCAACATCTCTAAAAGTAGGCAATTTTAGTGCTtcgttaaattttgaatttgataatGCCAATGTTTGTACTTAAAACTACTCTGTACAATAAAGATTAACGCTGTGTTCGCATGAATAGATTTTACTGTTCATGCGGATTTGCGAGCGATGAATACGTTACGCTGTGCTGTTCGTTTGAGTGGATAAGGAGGGATCAGCGACGATGGATTTGCGAGATGGAGTCGATTTTCGTCACTCGCATAAACGAAGAGATTTGCGCGGATTGAATCGGAAAATTCATGCGTGCCCttgtaaccggttacgcaaACGTGTAACCGGTTACAGGACTAAGTTGATAGCACATGTGTTTATGTAACCGGTTACGCAAACGTGTAACCGGTTACAAGGCTATTGTATTAgggttttttataatttttataatttttataacttttataacttttataatttttaaacattaattttataaattatttagattttttataattatttataattttatatttaatttataatttttataaattaattaaaaaataacattttatattacttttataactagggacattttggtaatctttaatttctactaattaaactaatttttaaaatctatcacatcaatcaaatcctacagtaattctcacaaactttacttccaaatccactctcagttacccacaaatccactcaaaaaaacaacaacaaaattaccctcaaatccactcaaatccattcaaatcatctcccccaaatcactCCAAACGAACACAGCCTAAAGCAGACTTATGTTTATACCCGATCATTCTTCTTTTagttttatctaaaattattaacaaaattagaataataCGAATCTTTTTGAATTTACCTACACAATAATAAaccattaattttgaaatatttctaCTTCTATTATTGTGATatttttgtgttattataatatttagcGTTAATGTtgtatgatttaaaaataatgccTTACAAAAATATACACAGTATAGATTATTCATGAATTATATTTGAAGTTAgataagttaaattaataaatttaaagataagTATTAacacaatatttatatatgtaacgTTTTCTATCATACATTGgtcttaaaatataatatttatgtacATAAAGAGATATGGaatttatagaaattaatttaatttaattaatatacttttatatagactaaataaaaaaaagtcacacacttaatatacttatattttaataattaaatttaatagatatattatattattaagtgTAATATTTAATGCTATGAAAATAAAGTACTGATaaaaaattagacttaaaaacaTTAAGTGTTAAATCAATATCTAAGTAATAAATACATTAACGTGagcaaattaattaatataattaagaaatttaaatttgattgcATCTGTTTACCGAAAACATTGGTtgcatataataaatatttgtaaagttgACGATTCGATAAACGGTTAACGTTAATTCATAGTTGAAAGTGATTCTTTAATTAGtaggaaaaaataatttgaatgttAGAATATGAAAAGTTGAATAAAGTTTGGACGTAACGGTGCGTTGTTGCAGAGTGGGGACGTTGGAGGTGCTTCGTGGCCAGAATGGCACCCGGGAAAGGTGCATAAACGAAACAAGTTTAAAATTTGAAGGTAAAAAAAGGGCCCCACCGTTGGCAAAATAAACCAATAATTAACCGCAATTAAACACTTACCCTCCGCTTCCATAAATACACCGAAACCAAGCGCACACGCCACAGCACTTCTCTCATTGCAACCTAAATCTCAATCAGAGAAGCAGAGAGGCGTCTTAATAAACGCTCATCTCTGAAACCCTTTCCTTCTTTTCCATTTAGATCTTCCTTCTTCGTCAGCAACAATGAGAGAGTGCATCTCAATTCACATTGGCCAGGCTGGCATTCAGGTCGGAAACGCCTGCTGGGAGCTTTATTGTCTTGAACACGGCATTCAGGTCTCATTTCTCAACCCTAATCCCTCCATTTCTTTACACGTTATCTTCTCTCATGCTCAATCTCGATCTGTTTCCGCTGTTACCTTTTCCTCTGCATCTCAACCGCGTTTTTGTCGTTTGTGTATATTATTTGCGTTTCGTTCTGTATTGCTTCACCGATTCGCCGATCTGTACGCGCTCTATGTTTTTTTAccaacatttttttcattttggtccGATTGGTTCCCATGTTCACTTGTACGTTGTGTATTTTCCGGACATTTGCTTCTGGTTCCGTATTGTTCGAGGGATTTGAGatttaaatttgatgataacgcctattttatatataattttaaaattttttgtttatatttatcattacatttcTAACAACCAACAAACTTCGATTTATTTCTGTAACTGTTTACGGTTCTGACTTTTCTATCAAAATTGAGGTTTTGTCTCCCTAATTTGTTTCATGttgttttacttaattttttattggaaaatacctaacaaaatttagatttatCTATTTCAAATCTGTGTTAATTGTTATGTTTTATGTGGCAATGTAGCCAGGATTCCATTCTGGTAGTAATTTCTGGAAGAAAAACATATGGCTTGGTAGTTCAATAAGCAGTAGTTTTGTTAATTCTGGTAGAAGAAAACCAGTAACACTTTAGAAGAGAAAATGGCACAATTTCTAAACCGAATTTATCCATGTTTGTGTTATCTTAACTTGTTTTAGATGTAATCTGTGGTGCATTCGTGTTGTTTCAGCCTGATGGCCAGATGCCGAGTGATAAGACCGTTGGAGGAGGTGATGATGCTTTCAACACCTTCTTCAGCGAAACTGGGGCTGGAAAGCACGTGCCTCGTGCGATTTTTGTAGATCTCGAGCCCACTGTGATTGATGAAGTCAGGACAGGGACGTACCGCCAACTATTCCATCCTGAGCAGCTTATCAGCGGCAAGGAGGATGCGGCAAACAACTTCGCTCGTGGCCACTATACTAGTAATGCTGCtcctttcatttttttgtttaacaTATTAATTCTTTTGCAATTTTACTGTAATGAATTGAATATCAGATTCTAAGAAGGGTGTTTTTGGTTCAGTTGGGAAGGAGATTGTTGAGCTTTGCTTGGACCGCATCAGAAAGCTTGCTGACAACTGTACTGGTCTCCAAGGCTTTCTGGTTTTTAATGCTGTAGGTGGTGGCACTGGCTCCGGTCTTGGTTCCCTGTTGTTGGAGCGCCTTTCGGTGGACTATGGCAAGAAGTCAAAGCTTGGTTTCACTGTCTATCCTTCACCCCAAGTTTCAACCTCTGTTGTTGAGCCTTATAACAGTGTTCTCTCCACCCATTCCCTGCTTGAGCACACAGATGTGTCTGTGCTGCTTGATAACGAGGCCATTTATGACATATGCAGGCGTTCCCTTGACATTGAGAGGCCAACCTACACTAACCTCAATCGTTTAGTTTCTCAGGTATTTTTAATCACAAGAGTTTGAAATAACTGTTGTGTTGTGATATGCTGTGCCTTCTTAACTTTCTCGCTGTATATTCAGGTGATATCCTCACTGACTGCTTCCCTGAGGTTTGATGGTGCCTTGAACGTTGATGTTAATGAATTCCAGACCAATCTAGTGCCATACCCCAGGATCCACTTTATGCTTTCATCTTATGCTCCCGTGATTTCAGCTGAGAAGGCTCACCATGAGCAGCTATCAGTAGGTGAAATCACCAACAGCGCGTTTGAGCCATCGTCTATGATGGCCAAGTGTGATCCGCGTCATGGGAAATATATGGCTTGCTGTCTCATGTACAGAGGTGATGTGGTGCCTAAAGATGTTAATGCAGCTGTGGGCATTATCAAGACCAAGCGCACCATTCAATTTGTTGACTGGTGCCCCACTGGGTTCAAATGTGGAATCAACTACCAGGCCCCAACTGTTGTTCCAGGTGGTGATCTTGCGAAGGTGCAGAGGGCTGTATGCATGATCTCGAACTCCACC contains:
- the LOC108323190 gene encoding tubulin alpha chain, which gives rise to MRECISIHIGQAGIQVGNACWELYCLEHGIQPDGQMPSDKTVGGGDDAFNTFFSETGAGKHVPRAIFVDLEPTVIDEVRTGTYRQLFHPEQLISGKEDAANNFARGHYTIGKEIVELCLDRIRKLADNCTGLQGFLVFNAVGGGTGSGLGSLLLERLSVDYGKKSKLGFTVYPSPQVSTSVVEPYNSVLSTHSLLEHTDVSVLLDNEAIYDICRRSLDIERPTYTNLNRLVSQVISSLTASLRFDGALNVDVNEFQTNLVPYPRIHFMLSSYAPVISAEKAHHEQLSVGEITNSAFEPSSMMAKCDPRHGKYMACCLMYRGDVVPKDVNAAVGIIKTKRTIQFVDWCPTGFKCGINYQAPTVVPGGDLAKVQRAVCMISNSTSVVEVFSRIDHKFDLMYAKRAFVHWYVGEGMEEGEFSEAREDLAALEKDYEEVGAEAADGEDEEGEDY